A window of Rhododendron vialii isolate Sample 1 chromosome 11a, ASM3025357v1 genomic DNA:
CGAAGAGGCAGGCGGAGAATCTTGGGAAGGCCGCGGCGGGGGGCCCGCCGTACATGGCGAAGAAGAGGCCGGCCCTCGCCAACGTCACGAATCAGCGGCAAGGGCCGCAGAACGGGCCGCGGAGCTTGGTTTCAGGGTCGTCGAATATGGTATATATTAATAATTTGCTTATGTTTGATTGATTGTTGGTCATCTTATAAGTTTAATTGACGGGTAATTGATTTTGCAttaattctttcctttttcatttatttctttccCTTTTACCGATCAGGTCCTTAACCTGGCTAtaatttgtttgaattttcttGGAATTCGTTTGTTTATCTTGTGTATGTGCTTGTTTAAGGAATGGGGTCTTTacttttcatttatttcttgtttttttgctttttctttttggtttgaaCTCTGACTTAACCTTGTCTTATTAGACCAATGTAGGACCTTCTCCAAGAAGACAAGTTCACAAGAAACCAAATTTCCATGTTTTCTAGAAAGTCTTAAGTTGCAAATGATAGAAGAAACAAACTAGGAAATGAATGGGGAGCCTCACAATAATTGAAAATCCTGCCTTTTTAGAAAACCTTATCCTATCCTCATTTTGTAATCACATTCTGCAGTTGGCATGTTCTGGTGTTATAAATTGTGTGAAGTACAATCAAGATTTAAGTCCATACGACCTTCCTAAGTAGTAAGAAACTTTAGATAGTTGtttatgttttgaaaatggaccTTCTAATAATGCATTCAATGGAAAACATGTTAGAAAAGCACGTTGAATAGAGTACAATTGGACAtggaattcaaaattcaattagtgCTGTCAGAGTCTGTTTGCAGGAATGGAGTTTGAAATATCTGCATTATTCTGTGTCAGTTGTTTGTTTATATATAGTTGCGCTGTATCTTGAATCCTTGGTTAATTTCTACTAAGTAAAAATATCTTAATATCTTATGACGAAGCTTGAGCATTGACGCTCTTCACATTGATTGCATTTCAGTCGTAATTCCCTGCTAATACTATCAAACTTCCGCTAGAATTGCCTCTTCTGTCCCGAGATTGGAGCTCAGATATAACCATTTTGTTCGTTagcaaaaaaatgcaaaacaatttgCTTGATCACTCTTGTATCTCTTAACAGATTCAATTTGCTCATCTTGTTTTTGCCATTTGCTGTGTAATCTAACAGTTCTCCAGTGTTTTGTACTACGTTTCTTCATTAGATAATGAGTTTTCTGTCATAACTAACATGTGGAAAGTGTCTCGTAGCAACTGCTGCTACTATTAATAATTTGTTTATGTGTCCTGTTTTTGGGGCACGAACGGTATCATGAAGATTATGGTATTTTAACTGAAAAGTTTAGAAAATGGGAAACTCTGCAATTTTTGGTAAGAGTCTTCCACTGATCAGTCAAGGATGTTAGTTTTGACTGTCCAGTTTTTCAACCAGCATTGTGCCATTACAAAATATGACTCTCTGTTGTGTTCTGCCAACATGTTGCTCATAGTATATCTTGATTCATGGATAGTTCAATAGTATTGTGTTTTTAGCATTATTTCGGTGTACCTTTCTAATAATAATATTGCTATTGAGATAGAAACTTCAATACAAGACTTGGGTATTCACTTGGATAACATGTGGAAGGTGGACAGGTTCCATTCATTTTGTTCCTTAATCTGCTCTGTGTATCTTTCATCCAATTTCGGTGTTGGGGGCATACATTTACATTTAGCTTCCATAGGTGACCAATATTTGTTCAGTATTTGAAAAGAGTGATTAACCTGATTTAATTTTTCTAGGTACCATGTGCGACTAAAATTGCCAATGCAAAGAAGATATCCTCAACTTGCATTAGTAATGCAGGCTTCCCCAGGAGTACCTTGCCAGCGCCCTTGAATGTGAAACCAAGTGTAGCTGTTTCCAGCAAGAGCGCACCTTTCATAAATTACGATGATTTTTCTAGGATTCCTTCTCCTGCTGCCCCATGCAGCGTGGATATTTCTTCACCTCACTCACATGAATCTTCAGTTTCTATGGATGAATCTATGTCCACTTGTGATTCTTTGAAGAGTCCAGAATTCGAATATGTAGACAACATTGAGATGACGGCAGTTGATTCTATTGAGAGGAGGACAAGTACCAAACTTTACATTTCAGAGCACGTGGAAGCAGCAGGTTTCATTTTTTGACTAGTCTACTCCTCTATCTCGTTTCTGTCTTCCTTAGTTGTCTGTTGAGCAAAATTGCAAGGTTTCCCTTTGGTGGTCATAAAGTTTTGATCGCAAAAGTTGGTTTTGATATGTTTTTTGCCTTTCGTTTCAAGTCTTCTTTTCCCCTTGCTGTACGCAGAAACTATCTGCAAGAGAGACATACTTGCACAGGTGGGAATAGATGACGAGGTTGTTGATGTGGATGACAATTTCATGGACCCACAACTGTGTGCAACTATGGCTTGCGACATTTACAAACACTTGAGAGCAACTGAGGTTAGGAACGTATATACATTTTATGCATTGTTTGTAGCACCTAAAGTATTCTTGTCTCGCTGTGTCAACTGTCAACATTTTATTCACTGCTTGCTGTAACTGAAATATTTCCATTTTGCGCTAGATATGTTTTAAATCGAATTTCAGTAGACTAAATATTTCTCATGTAGTGTGAGTCTGAGAATGGTTTGATTTTCAGATTGGCGGGCTATAAAGATGAGTCGAGGCAGAATTTCTATCAgctagaaaatattttatttgggGGAAATGAGATTATTCTATTTTCGCATTGACATGGCTGATTTTGCAGCTAATACATATATGACTAACTATCCACAAGTTGGCTGTCATATGGCTGCAAAGCCTGCAGTATAAATGTTATTCTCTCCATATAGGGTTGACTATACTTACATGCTGATATACTTTTTTCCTTTGTATTGTCTGCATAAAAACAGCTCTGATTACTGTTCACAGCCCTAAACAACATAAAATAGTATTGCGACATTGTCTAATCATAGCTCGAAAAGCCTACTTCTTTGTTACCCCGTTGAAACCCTAAAATCCCTTATCATCCTACATCATTTTTCCATATTGTTAGTTTTGGATTTAACTTGTACTATTTTCCTCTTGAAAATCTCAGGCAAAGAAAAGGCCTTCCACGGATTTTATGGAGAGAGTCCAGAAAGACATTAATGCTAGCATGCGTGCAATCCTCGTTGATTGGCTTGTTGAGGTAATCCATGGTGTGTTATAGTGTTAGCAGTTGTGGCAATCAAACCATTCACTTGTGCTCTGGAGTATTTCTCCGTCGTAATTGTCTGTTTTACATGCGAAGCGTGTTTTCAATTCGATTACTTCCATCCTGATTGGCAACACCACTGGTCTTTTGTTTAACTCCAGAACACTTATTTTGACATTGTGAAGGGTGACTGCTATCTCTAACTTCAAATATATGACCCCAGGTTGCTGAAGAATACAGGCTTGTCCCTGATACTCTGTACTTGACTATTAACTACCTAGATCGGTATCTTTCTGGAAATACAATGGACAGACAACGGCTACAGTTGCTTGGTGTTGCATGCATGATGATTGCTGCGTAAGATCTTCTAGATTAGTTCCTCTTCTCCATgttttctgtgtgtgtgtgtgtgtatttttgtaCAGAAATGTCCTATTATCTAGGAAACAACATACATAGTAACAAAGATGATTGACATTGCCAGAAAATACGAGGAGATATGTGCACCCCAGGTTGAAGAGTTCTGCTACATAACTGATAACACATACTTCAAGGAGGAGGTCAGTTTTAATCTCACATAACTGACTTGCATTTTATAGAAGTTGCTTTAGATTTCCACAAGTATAAAGCAATGAAACTGCTGCAGGTTTTGCAAATGGAATCCGCTGTTCTAAACTATATGAAGTTTGAAATGACAGCACCAACGGCTAAATGCTTTCTAAGGTAATATCTAAATTCTCGGTTTCGATAGCTATATTCTGTGTTCTCATGTAAGATGCTCTGGTTGTTGACTTGTCATTGATTGGCACATAATGTAGGCGATTCGTTCGTGCTGCACAAGGGGTCAACGAGGTATCATTTTGGATTGGATCACCTATTGTTCGGCCTCTTACATTATTTGCAGTTTCTAAACTCTTAAAATTTTGCCCTGCAAGAATTCTTCAACTCTAGGCAATTAGAAGGACAAAATCAGTAGATTTGCAACATGTGTTAGAAATTTTGCTAgtataaagaagaagaattcatTTACTTCCCCTGTGCCACATCTTGTTGGTTCAGATTCATATTCCTTTTGAACCAATCGAATACATTTATCTTCCAAATAACTAACTACATTTATGGGGAAGTCAATTGACGATGCTTTTCTTGTTGGTTTtatctattttctctctcagGCACCGTCGATGCAGCTGGAGTGCTTGGCCAACTATATTGCAGAGCTATCCCTTCTTGAGTACAACATGCTTTGTTATGCCCCCTCGGTCATTGCTGCTTCGGCAATTTTCTTGGCCAAATATATGCTCATCCCTTCAAAGAGACCATGGGTACATGTGTTTTATAACTGCAGACTTTGCTGGCTTAGTTTGGATACCAGGATTTGGTACCTCAGTTTTTCCCCCTTCTCCTGACATCCTAATACAAGAAGTTTATTTACAGAATTCTACCTTGCGGCATTACACACTTTACCAGCCCAGTGATTTATCCGACTGCGTGAAGGCGCTGCATAGCCTATGCTGTAACAGCCAAAGTTCTAGTTTACCGGCAATCAGGGAGAAATATAGTCAACATAAGGTAAACAAATTCTCATTCcaggctcctctctctctcatgcacatGCACATGCACATGCGCATGCATAGACATCTCTAGTGGGCATCGGAATATAACAATGGTTCTTCTTTGTTAAGAAAATGATATTTTGGACCATTCATTGAAAGATACATGAGGTGTAAAGTCAAATTAAGAAGACAAATTACCCCCAAAATTGAGAAACTGGCCCAGCAATTTTGTGTACAGTGTTTTTTTGCTGCTACTGTTTGGTGATGAGGTTCAAACTACATAAATTAACtgctttttgttattttgtgtgGATTCCAGTATAAATTGGTTGCACAGAAATACTGCCCGCCGGCTATACCATCCGAGTATTTCCAGAACCTAAGCTGACAAAAGTCGCATAACAGCTACAAACAACACAAGACCAGATGGACTTAATCTGATGTTCCAACGGTCAAGTTGGATCTCATtcgattttcaattttctctccTTTATCCATGCTCGATGCTTTGTATTGGAATTATGTTTCACTTGGCCTAGGGACCTCAACTGTGTCTCATTCCTCGGCTTTATTGACCGTGAACTTGTTTAGATGAGAAATCTTGTACCATGTTGATATCAGAATTTTTAGTGTTCAATGCATTTTCAGTTTAGTGTTCCTTATCCATACTTATAGAATTCACTCTGCTtttatccttctttttttttttatcgccTTGGATTCATGTTGCAAAATAATCCATCTACGAAGGTGACCAGAAGGTTAATATGTTAACATAGTCGAGCAGCAAACTAGCAACATTCATATCACGTCGTGTTTGGCTTCGTTCTTTAAttccttttttgggttttcactattcaagaaaccaaaagaactggtttggcaaaaaaaaaaaatgatctcaCTTATATTGATTggtaaatttcacaaaaaaagaTCTCACTTAAAGCCAAATCACTAATTTACGAAAATCTCACTAATTATGAGCATATTTCATTTCTATAAAATGAAGAAGAGATGCACTCTACCCATGCTTCCTTTGGAGTTTTCATTTTGAAAGACCTAATTTGATTCACCAAATCGAAAATAAAAATACGCTTTCATTGCCAATTAAAATTTGAgagaatatttttggaaattcattttgttttttggaattcAAAGTATAATTTTGCTCTTCGAGTATATTGATTCTACTGAGAAACTTGACGTTAGATTTTCCGTATTTTATGCTTGATTTTTGCCTTACTAACTCAAAATTCGCacttttttctatatatataaatatatatatataatttttttttttttttttggggggtggggggggtggTGTGTGTGGTGGTGTAGACTGAGAAAATTCTAGGTCTTGTAATTTTGGACTTAAGTGGTGCAGAGACGTGAATAACATTTTTGCTTATCATGAGCAGCTTTAGCTTTAAATGTGTGCACCACAATTTTTCTTGAGTGCGTGGGGTGGGCAGAGATGGGAGTGAGAGTCACAGCCACTTGAGGGCGGCGCACACCAAATTGAAACCAATGGAATTTACCTTAAATGGCTAATTGTACAAACACAATTCTCAAACACACAAATTAGTAATAGAGTGACTTTTTGAAATAATACTAGTATTTATCATCAATTATGTGAAAAGATTACTAATTTATGTATATTTACATGGTTTGTTATAACTCATGCGCGCGCCTCAGCTAATTGCTAAGGACCTAAAATGTCATCGTCCACCAACTGGGGCAATAAATTAGATTATAGACGTGTGCGTATCTTGATTTCACATAATTTTGTTGTAATTAAAGTAAACAAATTTTAAAGTATTTACTCCTAATTATCTTTACAGACTTCGCATGTTAAAATCTTTTCGCTATAACTATACACTCTATACTTCCACACACATTAATGTCTAAACAGCAAAAATTAAGAGGGCATTGGTACATTCATTACATCCACAGATATCCGAACACAAATACGAAAATTAATACTTAAGTAGCTTTTCCATGGTAAGTGAGTTCTACGAACACCGGATCACTCCACTGCACGCGCATGTACATGTGTTTGGACATTCGTGTCTCACGCATTTTCTccttgctatatatatataaatgaacaAAATGCGAGATTGTTTAAGGCTTAAGCATTGAAGGTACCAGAGTTTCCCACCCAATCCGGGATTAAGACAACTTAATGGGTTcgattaattattattattgtatTACTTAAAGATTTTACTACAAGAGTTTCGTTTTACACAGAGTGGTTGGGTTGATTAGCATTCCCCTTGATTATTTTCAAAATGAGTttgaaggagaaatttttgtgtGTCGAGCTGGCACCACGTAGCGGTATGCGTCGGCGATTTCAACCGTTTAAACATATTTTAGACAGTCTATAtttattctttctctctctccccgaatCCGATCATTGTCACCATTCCCTCTCCTCTTTTTCCATCTAATATTCAGATGGTCCGAAACACGTCTGGACGACTGAGATTCCCGACGGATACATGTGCGTGGTACCCGTcggggacaaaaaaaaattcccagtTTGAAGAAAATCGATCTGTCGGTCATTGAATTCAACGCAGCCATGGGTCCACCAGCAAGCAATAAAGACCTCTAAAAACTCTGGCACCCACATTGGGCGGTCGCGATAAGGTCAACGATTGAATTTTGGGACACCTATGACCTTTCTGAGGACCATTTTGATTGGGCCATGTTTTTGTACACCAGTCAACTCTGGCAGTctgtttatttaatttaattttatttatttatttgggtaGC
This region includes:
- the LOC131307302 gene encoding cyclin-A1-1, which codes for MSTQNRRSSVTTTSSLAKRQAENLGKAAAGGPPYMAKKRPALANVTNQRQGPQNGPRSLVSGSSNMVPCATKIANAKKISSTCISNAGFPRSTLPAPLNVKPSVAVSSKSAPFINYDDFSRIPSPAAPCSVDISSPHSHESSVSMDESMSTCDSLKSPEFEYVDNIEMTAVDSIERRTSTKLYISEHVEAAETICKRDILAQVGIDDEVVDVDDNFMDPQLCATMACDIYKHLRATEAKKRPSTDFMERVQKDINASMRAILVDWLVEVAEEYRLVPDTLYLTINYLDRYLSGNTMDRQRLQLLGVACMMIAAKYEEICAPQVEEFCYITDNTYFKEEVLQMESAVLNYMKFEMTAPTAKCFLRRFVRAAQGVNEAPSMQLECLANYIAELSLLEYNMLCYAPSVIAASAIFLAKYMLIPSKRPWNSTLRHYTLYQPSDLSDCVKALHSLCCNSQSSSLPAIREKYSQHKYKLVAQKYCPPAIPSEYFQNLS